The Candidatus Hydrogenedentota bacterium genome window below encodes:
- a CDS encoding glycosyltransferase yields MLPWIGAWATMEALALSDPKRPRLSVIIPTLDAHRDGAVPRLVESIRRQTFRDFELCLVKGVSPQGKAINKGADQTHGDILLILDDDSRLADETVFQRLIETLDADASIGMAGASIVVAPDASPFQRRAAEEFPRFNTPVVDRVTDSDFACHGCCAIPRRVFEQIGREREDLLRGLDPDLRVRIRAAGYRVVLAPNARIHHPLPDGWRSLLRTFFRNGYGSAYARKFHPDSVFETGETLDDSGFQPKTSLPYRMARFPVRLAQALARGQWMRFVAYCAYACGYGWGMATARENAVGSGS; encoded by the coding sequence ATGTTACCTTGGATTGGCGCATGGGCGACAATGGAGGCGCTTGCCTTGTCCGATCCGAAAAGACCGCGTTTATCGGTCATCATCCCGACGCTTGACGCGCACCGCGATGGCGCCGTGCCGAGGCTGGTCGAAAGCATCAGGCGGCAGACCTTCCGCGATTTCGAGTTGTGTCTAGTCAAAGGCGTCTCGCCGCAGGGCAAGGCAATCAACAAGGGCGCGGACCAGACCCACGGGGACATTCTCCTCATCCTCGACGACGACAGTCGTCTCGCGGACGAAACGGTTTTCCAGCGGCTAATCGAAACGCTCGATGCGGACGCATCCATCGGAATGGCCGGCGCCAGCATCGTCGTCGCCCCGGACGCCTCCCCATTTCAACGCCGCGCGGCGGAAGAGTTCCCGCGATTCAACACGCCCGTCGTGGACCGCGTCACGGACAGCGATTTCGCGTGCCACGGCTGTTGCGCCATTCCGCGCCGCGTATTCGAGCAAATTGGACGGGAGCGCGAGGATTTGCTTCGTGGACTCGATCCCGATTTGCGCGTTCGGATTCGCGCGGCGGGCTATCGCGTCGTCCTCGCGCCGAATGCGCGCATCCATCATCCGCTGCCGGACGGTTGGCGCAGCCTGTTGCGGACTTTTTTCCGCAACGGCTACGGATCCGCCTACGCCCGTAAGTTCCATCCCGACAGCGTCTTTGAAACCGGCGAAACGCTGGACGATTCCGGTTTTCAACCCAAAACGTCGCTACCGTATCGCATGGCCCGCTTTCCGGTCCGGTTGGCGCAAGCGTTGGCGCGCGGGCAATGGATGCGGTTCGTGGCGTATTGCGCCTATGCGTGCGGATATGGGTGGGGCATGGCTACCGCGCGGGAGAACGCCGTTGGCAGCGGGTCCTAG
- a CDS encoding polysaccharide deacetylase family protein, with protein MAAGPSAKRLIKRAAKRAIRAAGLCVRGTGPRILTYHSVGARTHDMNVAPPDFAAQMEWLAKNARIVSLRDAANGRDGVAITFDDGYRDNVTNAAPVLQRLGLPATFFIVTGRMGGVMVPDEDPATGAIMTWEEVRELVRAGFDIGGHTVTHPHLARLGEEEQRREILDCARAIAEQLGQRPEAFAYPYGSVADYNEVSVRLVREAGFQYAVSNRYGANPPGCDRWTLRRIWIDGTDSLETFQAKVAGRLDAFALLDSPAGIALRRGLNRALGIR; from the coding sequence TTGGCAGCGGGTCCTAGCGCCAAGCGGCTGATCAAGCGCGCGGCCAAACGCGCCATCCGCGCCGCCGGTTTATGCGTGCGTGGAACCGGTCCGCGCATCCTCACCTACCACAGCGTGGGCGCGCGAACACACGACATGAACGTCGCGCCGCCCGATTTCGCCGCGCAGATGGAGTGGCTTGCGAAAAACGCCCGCATCGTCTCCCTTCGCGACGCCGCCAACGGACGCGACGGCGTCGCCATCACCTTCGACGACGGCTATCGCGACAATGTGACGAATGCCGCGCCTGTTCTCCAAAGACTTGGCCTGCCCGCGACCTTTTTCATCGTAACGGGCCGCATGGGCGGCGTCATGGTTCCAGACGAAGATCCGGCCACCGGCGCGATCATGACGTGGGAGGAGGTCCGCGAACTCGTTCGGGCCGGTTTCGACATCGGCGGGCACACCGTGACGCATCCGCACTTGGCCCGCCTTGGCGAAGAGGAACAGCGCCGCGAAATCCTCGACTGCGCACGCGCCATCGCCGAACAATTGGGGCAAAGGCCCGAGGCCTTTGCCTATCCCTACGGTTCCGTCGCCGACTACAACGAGGTCTCTGTCCGCCTTGTTCGCGAAGCGGGATTCCAATACGCCGTGTCGAACCGGTATGGCGCGAATCCGCCGGGATGCGACCGTTGGACCCTGCGCCGGATCTGGATTGACGGCACCGATTCGTTGGAAACGTTTCAGGCCAAAGTCGCCGGTCGTCTCGACGCCTTCGCCCTGCTCGATTCGCCGGCCGGCATCGCGTTGCGCCGCGGCTTGAACCGCGCGTTGGGCATACGATGA